One window of Halopseudomonas maritima genomic DNA carries:
- the smc gene encoding chromosome segregation protein SMC yields the protein MRLKCIKLAGFKSFVDPTTVYFPTNMGAVVGPNGCGKSNIIDAVRWVMGESSAKNLRGESMTDVIFNGSNSRKPVGQASIELVFDNSDGTLQGEYAGYNEISIRRKVTREAQNQYFLNGTKCRRRDITDIFMGTGLGPRSYSIIEQGMISRLIEAKPEELRLFIEEAAGISRYKDRRRETENRIRRTQENLSRLTDLREELERQLAHLHRQAQAAEKYKEFKAEERQLKAQLQALRWQNLNEQAGQREHRVRDLEVALEALIAEQRNADSEIEKQRDQHSDLTESFNRVQAQYYSLGADISRIEQILQFNRDRQRQLHSDIEETELAWQEAQSHLTQDEALLADLQAELDGIEPELEMAGAAEEDTGMVLQSAEDAMQNWQGAWDQFNQRAAEPRQQAEVEQSRIRHMEQSVERLGERIQRLEDERAGLSVGSLDDELAELSEQLAELELRSEGEQVQLAEVGERLQQDRDTLSALQQEQDIRRGELQRGSGRLASLEALQQAALAQGSDVGDWLSAQGLQSRGLLAEQLQVEAGWEAAVEAVLADDLRAIALDDLSSLDATLAEFEQGSLRLLQRGAPGQASPGSLLDKVDSPLDLRPWLAAIRPVDSVAEALASRDSLAPHESLITREGHWIGPNWLRFRRGEASEGGVLARQQEMEQLQASLDEQQGALDSGQERIDQLREGIRALELQRDGLQQTLAASGRQQGEIKAQWSARQVRLEQINARRQRIGEDLEELKRQRGEELEQIGEARLTLQDALDSMAADTGQREELLRQRDLARETLDLARQQARQHKDRAHQLALRAQSLSAQLKSTRQGLERQQSQAERLSERREQLRMTLEESQAPEDDQRIELESLLEQRVEVEQSLGAARQALEGVDQQMRAQETRRVQAEQQAQVLRTQLDEQRLNARDLQTRRQGLQEQLAEAGYDLRGVLATLPQEASESDWEQQLAQLDARIQRLGAINLAAIEEYEQQSERKRYLDAQNSDLEEALGTLEQVIRKIDRETRARFKETFDKVNHGLQSLFPKVFGGGHAYLELTGDDLLDTGVAIMARPPGKKNSTIHLLSGGEKALTAIALVFSIFQLNPAPFCMLDEVDAPLDDANVGRYARMVKEMSARVQFIYITHNKIAMEMADQLLGVTMHEPGCSRLVTVDVEEAAALAAV from the coding sequence ATGCGACTCAAATGCATCAAGCTGGCCGGCTTCAAATCCTTTGTGGACCCGACTACCGTCTATTTCCCTACCAACATGGGCGCGGTGGTGGGGCCGAACGGCTGTGGCAAGTCCAATATCATCGATGCGGTGCGCTGGGTCATGGGCGAAAGCTCGGCCAAGAACCTGCGCGGCGAGTCGATGACCGACGTTATCTTCAACGGCTCCAACTCGCGTAAACCGGTAGGGCAGGCATCCATCGAGCTGGTGTTCGACAACAGCGATGGCACCCTGCAAGGCGAATACGCCGGCTACAACGAGATTTCCATTCGTCGCAAGGTGACCCGCGAAGCGCAGAATCAGTACTTCCTCAATGGCACCAAGTGCCGTCGCCGTGACATTACCGACATTTTTATGGGCACCGGCCTTGGCCCGCGCAGCTACTCGATCATCGAGCAGGGCATGATTTCCCGGCTGATCGAAGCAAAGCCCGAAGAGCTGCGTCTGTTTATTGAAGAAGCCGCCGGGATCTCCCGTTACAAGGACCGGCGCCGCGAAACCGAAAACCGTATTCGTCGCACCCAGGAAAACCTGTCCCGCCTGACTGATCTGCGTGAAGAGCTGGAGCGTCAGTTGGCGCACCTGCATCGTCAGGCCCAGGCGGCGGAGAAGTACAAGGAGTTCAAGGCCGAGGAGCGTCAGCTCAAGGCCCAGTTGCAGGCGCTGCGCTGGCAGAACCTGAACGAGCAGGCCGGCCAGCGTGAACACCGGGTGCGCGACCTTGAAGTGGCGCTGGAGGCGTTGATTGCCGAGCAGCGCAACGCCGACAGCGAGATCGAAAAACAGCGCGACCAGCACAGCGACCTTACCGAGTCCTTTAACCGGGTCCAGGCGCAGTACTACAGTCTGGGCGCGGATATTAGCCGTATCGAGCAGATTCTGCAGTTCAACCGTGACCGCCAGCGGCAACTGCACAGCGACATTGAAGAGACCGAGCTGGCCTGGCAAGAAGCGCAGAGCCACCTGACTCAGGATGAGGCGCTGCTGGCCGACCTGCAGGCCGAACTGGACGGCATCGAGCCAGAGCTGGAGATGGCGGGCGCCGCCGAAGAAGACACCGGCATGGTGCTGCAGAGCGCTGAAGATGCCATGCAGAACTGGCAGGGCGCCTGGGACCAGTTCAACCAACGCGCCGCCGAGCCGCGCCAGCAGGCCGAGGTAGAGCAGTCGCGTATCCGTCATATGGAGCAATCGGTCGAGCGTCTGGGTGAGCGCATTCAGCGGCTTGAGGACGAGCGAGCGGGCCTGAGTGTCGGCAGCCTTGATGACGAACTGGCCGAGCTGTCTGAGCAACTGGCTGAACTGGAGCTACGCAGCGAAGGCGAGCAAGTGCAGCTGGCGGAGGTGGGCGAGCGCCTGCAACAGGATCGCGACACCCTCTCAGCCTTGCAGCAGGAGCAGGATATTCGCCGTGGCGAACTGCAGCGCGGCAGTGGTCGGCTGGCTTCGCTCGAAGCCTTACAGCAGGCGGCGTTGGCCCAGGGTAGCGATGTTGGCGACTGGCTCAGCGCTCAGGGCCTCCAGAGCCGTGGGCTGCTGGCCGAGCAACTGCAGGTTGAAGCGGGCTGGGAGGCTGCCGTTGAGGCGGTCCTGGCCGATGACCTGCGGGCCATCGCGCTGGATGACCTGAGTAGCCTGGACGCCACCCTGGCCGAGTTTGAGCAGGGCAGTCTGCGCCTGCTGCAGCGCGGCGCGCCCGGGCAAGCCAGCCCAGGCAGTCTGCTGGACAAGGTGGATAGCCCGCTCGACCTGCGCCCCTGGCTGGCCGCCATTCGCCCCGTCGACTCGGTCGCCGAGGCGCTGGCGTCGCGCGATAGTCTGGCCCCCCACGAATCGCTGATCACCCGCGAAGGCCATTGGATTGGCCCCAACTGGTTGCGTTTTCGCCGTGGCGAGGCGAGTGAAGGCGGGGTGCTCGCCCGGCAGCAGGAAATGGAGCAGCTGCAGGCCAGCCTGGACGAGCAGCAGGGCGCACTGGATAGCGGGCAGGAACGTATCGATCAGCTGCGCGAGGGCATTCGCGCGCTGGAGCTGCAGCGTGACGGCTTGCAGCAGACACTGGCTGCCAGCGGCCGCCAGCAGGGCGAGATCAAGGCCCAGTGGTCTGCGCGCCAGGTGCGGCTGGAACAAATCAACGCGCGTCGTCAGCGCATTGGCGAGGACCTGGAAGAGCTCAAGCGTCAGCGCGGTGAAGAGCTGGAGCAGATTGGCGAGGCACGTCTGACCCTGCAGGACGCGTTGGACAGCATGGCGGCGGATACCGGTCAGCGTGAAGAGCTGCTGCGCCAGCGAGATCTGGCCCGCGAAACCCTGGATTTGGCCCGCCAGCAGGCCCGTCAGCACAAGGACCGCGCTCACCAGCTGGCCTTGCGCGCTCAGTCACTTAGCGCCCAGCTGAAAAGCACCCGGCAGGGGCTGGAGCGTCAGCAGAGCCAGGCTGAACGGCTGTCCGAGCGCCGTGAGCAGCTGCGCATGACCCTGGAAGAAAGCCAGGCGCCGGAAGACGATCAACGCATCGAGTTGGAGAGCCTGCTGGAGCAGCGCGTGGAGGTGGAACAGTCGCTCGGCGCCGCACGCCAGGCACTGGAAGGCGTGGATCAGCAGATGCGCGCGCAGGAGACCCGACGCGTGCAGGCCGAGCAGCAAGCGCAGGTGCTGCGTACCCAGCTTGACGAGCAGCGTCTCAACGCCCGTGACCTGCAAACCCGCCGTCAGGGCCTGCAGGAGCAACTGGCCGAGGCCGGTTACGACCTGCGCGGCGTACTCGCTACCTTGCCGCAGGAAGCCAGCGAGAGCGACTGGGAACAGCAACTGGCGCAGCTGGATGCGCGTATCCAGCGCCTCGGCGCGATCAACCTGGCGGCCATTGAGGAGTACGAGCAGCAATCGGAGCGCAAGCGCTACCTGGATGCGCAGAACAGTGACCTGGAAGAGGCGCTGGGTACCCTGGAACAGGTGATCCGCAAGATCGACCGCGAAACCCGCGCACGCTTCAAGGAGACCTTCGACAAGGTCAACCACGGCCTGCAGTCGCTGTTCCCGAAAGTCTTTGGCGGTGGTCATGCCTATCTGGAGTTGACCGGGGATGACCTGCTCGACACCGGTGTAGCCATCATGGCGCGTCCGCCCGGCAAGAAGAACAGCACCATTCACCTGCTGTCCGGCGGTGAGAAAGCGCTGACGGCCATTGCCCTGGTGTTTTCGATCTTCCAGCTCAATCCGGCGCCATTCTGCATGCTGGACGAGGTGGATGCGCCGCTGGATGACGCCAACGTGGGGCGTTATGCCCGTATGGTGAAAGAAATGTCGGCGCGGGTGCAGTTTATTTATATCACCCACAACAAGATCGCCATGGAAATGGCCGATCAGTTGCTGGGTGTGACCATGCATGAACCTGGCTGTTCGAGGCTGGTCACAGTAGATGTAGAAGAGGCCGCTGCGTTGGCGGCAGTGTAA